One genomic window of Fusarium keratoplasticum isolate Fu6.1 chromosome 3, whole genome shotgun sequence includes the following:
- a CDS encoding Zn(2)-C6 fungal-type domain-containing protein — protein sequence MEIQFSLPINTVRAATSVGTSTATGRSAHAAAARGGTHRFALETRTRHTRRSSTRARTGCSTCEKRHVKCDETKPSCLNCMKWRGYCDGYTENPPASSSSTSPTTTSAPSEQSSRPTTAATYRSTSTVNSSSTLSSSTSISSSTSFSSSSTSIATSDIKVTTGSTAVVRPRTPPILEEPTVNTVCFANSDQRAYFDEWSNLTINFLSGGLGNSRLWTITMPQLTLQEPTLRYAAMAVGALRKASNVEFEASSPNDDLMSDNKHYLNAIIYYCEALRLQSKARPSKEGLRTAMLSSLLFICFETQRGNMPAALKHVTHGFSMLNELAACSEKAPDLVSIAPAPPALVQEILDCYKPLELQSRSFMGSYRKFFFPPKPTAPASSDPLASRSSSPGGPMSASSPPSQPGSPWTSSPTQQVPTGLPSPQSQGSPWSTSDQQTPPRAAQGPPQRPPGIAPFTKYSPYFKPRITSITNIEDMPPTFGSFEEARDYWSLLQRQMVGHVPMLTVVTAQLGLTKVKDMGELETKLSSVTKNPRISKFVDESRYWLQRWSQSFDPLFQSVSNNRQNDMQPYLVAINLRVEFLILYIYTAMPRYTGIDKARELTPYYQEINTLAELLISCRPSCGFAMDSGWTWPLFVSSFGCRDDSVRDEAIRILGQYPIRNALRDSRVFRAIAIKNREVEMMNSMEGNEHEQWLRLRRREIVFEDLGTNIIFRSAQKNPATGEWELVEEASAFLVRPDGLLDWHRQPVSDSASILSGVC from the exons ATGGAGATCCAGTTCTCGCTTCCCATCAACACCGTTCGTGCCGCAACCTCCGTCGG GACGTCAACCGCAACAGGAAGGTCTGCGCATGCTGCTGCGGCGAGAGGCGGCACTCATCGTTTCGCCCTTGAAACCCGTACCCGGCATACCCGGCGCAGCTCGACCAGGGCGCGCACGGGATGCAGCACCTGTGA GAAGCGGCACGTCAAGTGTGACGAGACCAAGCCCTCGTGCCTCAATTGCATGAAATGGCGTGGCTATTGTGACGGTTACACCGAGAACCCTCccgcttcatcatcttcaacctcTCCCACCACCACATCCGCTCCCTCCGAACAATCATCACGCCCAACGACCGCCGCAACCTACCGCTCCACTTCCACCGTCAACTCTAGCTCCACGCTTAGCTCCAGCACTTCGATCAGCTCCAGTACTTCGttcagctcctcctccacgagCATTGCAACGTCAGATATCAAGGTTACCACGGGCTCCACCGCCGTCGTTAGACCAAGGACACCGCCGATCCTCGAGGAACCCACTGTCAACACCGTCTGCTTCGCCAATAGCGATCAACGCGCCTACTTTGACGAGTGGTCCAACCTCACCATCAACTTCTTGAGTGGCGGCCTCGGGAATTCGCGACTATGGACGATTACAATGCCTCAACTTACACTACAAGAGCCCACGTTGAGATATGCGGCCATGGCTGTTGGTGCCCTGCGCAAGGCCTCTAATGTCGAGTTTGAGGCTTCATCACCTAATGACGACCTCATGAGCGATAACAAACACTACCTCAATGCCATAATCTACTACTGCGAGGCCCTTCGCCTCCAGTCCAAGGCCCGACCATCGAAAGAAGGCCTCCGCACGGCCATGCTATCGTCACTCCTCTTTATCTGCTTCGAGACGCAAAGGGGGAACATGCCAGCCGCCCTCAAGCATGTCACCCATGGCTTTAGTATGCTCAATGAGCTTGCTGCTTGCTCCGAAAAGGCACCCGACCTGGTCAGCATTGCTCCCGCGCCCCCTGCGCTGGTCCAGGAGATTCTGGATTGTTACAAGCCTCTGGAGTTGCAGTCACGTTCGTTCATGGGGTCATATAGGAAGTTCTTCTTCCCCCCTAAACCAACTGCACCCGCCTCCAGTGACCCTCTCGCAAGTCGAAGTTCCAGCCCTGGTGGTCCCATGTCTGCCTCCAGCCCACCCAGTCAGCCAGGTTCGCCATGGACGAGTTCTCCAACCCAACAAGTACCGACAGGCCTTCCCAGTCCCCAAAGTCAAGGAAGCCCATGGAGTACGTCAGATCAACAGACGCCTCCACGGGCGGCTCAGGGCCCTCCACAAAGACCGCCAGGGATTGCCCCCTTTACCAAGTATTCTCCCTACTTCAAGCCCCGAATTACGAGCATCACGAATATCGAGGACATGCCTCCGACATTCGGCAGTTTTGAGGAAGCTCGTGACTATTGGAGTCTGCTCCAGAGGCAAATGGTTGGACACGTCCCCATGCTTACCGTGGTAACGGCGCAGCTTGGCctcaccaaggtcaaggacatggGGGAGCTCGAGACGAAGCTATCGAGCGTGACGAAAAATCCCAGGATCTCCAAGTTTGTTGATGAATCACGGTATTGGCTGCAGAGGTGGTCACAGTCATTTGATCCCCTGTTTCAGTCTGTTTCCAACAACCGGCAGAACGACATGCAGCCATACTTGGTGGCCATCAACCTACGTGTCGAGTTCCTGATTCTTTACATTTACACCGCCATGCCGCGATATACTGGCATTGATAAGGCTCGCGAGCTTACACCGTATTACCAAGAGATCAACACATTGGCCGAGCTATTGATCTCGTGCCGTCCCAGCTGCGGTTTCGCAATGGACTCGGGCTGGACCTGGCCACTTTTTGTCTCGTCATTCGGATGCCGGGATGATTCCGTGCGAGACGAAGCGATCCGCATTCTGGGTCAATATCCCATCCGCAACGCCTTGCGCGACAGCCGAGTCTTCCGAGCGATTGCGATCAAGAACCGcgaggtcgagatgatgaactCGATGGAAGGCAACGAACACGAACAGTGGCTACGACTCAGGAGACGAGAAATTGTGTTTGAGGATCTGGGGaccaacatcatcttccgATCGGCTCAGAAGAACCCAGCCACCGGCGAATgggagcttgtcgaggaagcgTCGGCCTTCCTGGTCCGCCCCGATGGACTCCTTGACTGGCACAGACAACCCGTTTCGGACTCGGCCTCGATCCTCTCGGGCGTCTGTTAA
- a CDS encoding SRR1 domain-containing protein, producing the protein MPSQDKPDTQEWTHVTRKSRKSRPKKTPSHTHINSLPITPRTDNLRSPSDLEADYRRIRDRWEAEPPCSRLRELVSEKASHLKTVSRAVNLGVGTFDPTDGSWEAKRSAFVQLAAFQVMVEELERVTEQKIDCFFQDPVFNTSDKAFLKNLGHTVVETPAGCEMIDQDTLFFGVHLYKPIYAMALEKHLPAIFVGTGWEVWDDLFATEGLERMEKMHKSYTKSEFPQESFDSAFSSTSIYWKSAGEPETVSEKGPKGEKEKEEKGEEEVSSKDESTTTS; encoded by the exons ATGCCCTCTCAAGACAAACCCGACACCCAAGAATGGACACACGTCACCCGCAAATCTCGAAAATCCCGTCCAAAGAAGACCCCCTCTCACACGCACATCAACTCCCTCCCCATAACACCCCGCACCGACAACCTCCGCTCCCCCTCAGACCTCGAAGCCGACTACCGCCGCATCCGTGACCGATGGGAGGCCGAACCGCCCTGTTCACGCCTCCGCGAGCTGGTCTCGGAAAAGGCGTCCCATCTCAAGACCGTATCTCGGGCAGTGAACCTCGGAGTCGGGACGTTTGATCCTACTGATGGCTCTTGGGAGGCCAAGAGGTCGGCGTTTGTGCAACTCGCTGCGTTCCAGGTCATGGTAGAAGAACTAG AGAGGGTAACGGAACAAAAGATAGACTGCTTCTTTCAAGACCCCGTCTTCAACACCTCAGACAAAGCCTTCCTCAAAAACCTAGGTCACACAGTAGTCGAGACACCAGCAGGCTGCGAAATGATTGACCAAGacaccctcttcttcggaGTCCACCTCTACAAGCCCATCTACGCCATGGCACTAGAAAAACACCTGCCTGCCATCTTTGTCGGAACAGGCTGGGAAGTTTGGGACGA TTTGTTTGCGACGGAGGGTCTTGAGAGGATGGAAAAGATGCACAAATCTTATACCAAGAGTGAATTCCCGCAAGAGTCCTTTGACTCGGCCTTTTCGAGCACGAGTATCTACTGGAAGTCAGCTGGGGAGCCTGAGACGGTGTCTGAAAAGGGGCCTAAGggggagaaagagaaggaggaaaagggagaggaagaggtaTCCAGCAAAGATGAATCTACAACTACTTCATAA